The following is a genomic window from Nicotiana tabacum cultivar K326 chromosome 3, ASM71507v2, whole genome shotgun sequence.
GTTATCTTTTCTTTTCAGTATTGGCATTTGATACAGACTGTTGCAGACTCTGATCTTAGACTggttatttagatgctcatgacttagtgacaccccgatatcaggCTATTTCTTTCTGCACTTATGTTTTGGGTTTATCCCGTTTTTATGGCAAACtacggttattttaaatgtcttaactCATTCCTGTTAAATATTGGAAGTTGTTTTGGaaatatcggcttgcctagtaccatgataggcgctaTCACAACGGGTTGGGTCTTAGGGCCGTGACAATATCAAAGGAGACAGAACAAAGCAGATCTCACCAAAGTTCTTATTCACGAATGATCTTCAACAAAATAGTGAGATAGATGTttaacaaatccgttcaagtaataatctggcagatttattcactaaggcattaccaacaTCAACATTTGAGAAGCTGAGACATAAGATTGGAATGCATCGTCTCCGAGATATCAAATAAAGTTTTCATCAGGGGAAGTATAGTACACGctgtactctttttcttttaaccAAGATTTGTCCCAAGttggttttcctggtaaggtttttaatgaggcaacactcAATGCGTATTACAAGATGTATGTACTTTTTTTCCTACACTGTACTTTTTTCCACTGGTTTTTTTTTCTAGTAAcattttaacgaggcacattatcttttagaTGGACATTCAAATGGGAATGTTATGAATATATTAAAGTGGATGTCCATTGAATACTCCTAAACATCCATATTCCATGAACCATTTGAGTTCATGTATTTAGTTAATTCATCACTTAATATTTGTAACCTTTAGGTGTATTCTTGTAACTTTTCATGTATCTTATATCCTATAAATAGGGTATTCTTTATCCTATGAAGTACACACAAGAAACACACTTGAATAAGATAACTTCTACATTCTCCTTCTATACATCTTGTCTCTATTACTATATTGTTCTATTTTGCTCTCATTtcttaacacgttatcagcacgaggtTCTAATCAACTATCCCAAAAAAACTCGTCGACGAAATTTCAGTCCACAAGAAGCTACAAGATGCTGGCTCAGCTCTAGGCCTCTAGCCATTGGGCTACatcaaagtgaaatttttttcaaGCGAAAActgtatttaaaaattagagttatgTTTGAATATAAacataattttgggttatttttgaatttttgtgagtggcCTGagtgaaaaattttgaaaaactgtttttgaagttttaaaattccaaaatttatcttcaagtgaaaattaaaaattttatagccacactgatttcgaaaaaaaattaaaaaaattcgaaaaaaagtcaaaaaaatcttatgtccaaacgggctctaaatatATACTAGTAGTAAACATTTTCTTTTGTTCTTCGAATGACACTAGTGAAGACTAATTCTTCTTATTATGAATTGATAATACAGTACTATTTGCTTGTTATTTTGGATCATGTATTAATAATCACATgaataattatatttaaaaaatcataaaaagcACTCCCTGTAAATAACAATGGctaataattcaaaatattttaaaatatctaaaaaaaaaattgtggttGGATAAACACTTCTTTAGCTCTTCAAAATTCAAATGATAATAGATCCAAAAATAAAGTAAGaacataagaagaaatattttatTTAGGATTAATGTGAAATAACAGTGTGCTTTTAATATACATACATTGGATATGTAAATGACAAAGTGGCTCTTTAAACCACTATATTTTTGGTTAATCAGCTCTTATCATCAACTCGTTATAGTAATGTTTGCAGTAATTCAGAACTACAAAAagatatctaaaataaaatatttctttGGTTAAGGACGATTCCCTGAAAAATAATTTTCGTAATCCCTCATAgaaaatcattttctcaaagaaaacatttttttagACAATGAATTACATCATACTCCACACGCACCATAATGCGTACAAAATTTAACTTCCTTCCCTTGTCATATCCATGAATAAAATTCCCTAGTTATATCATACTACCAATAATGCCCTTGCCGTGTCCGCCTATATAAACCCAATTCAGGCGCGAATGCATAACTATCATTTCAAACCCACATTCTCTTTTATCTCTCTTCACTCCGCATAcgcagaagcaaagggaaagcGAACGATCGAAACTCCAAGCTTTCGAAATAATTGGGAATCGAAATTGAAGTCGTCCATTTCATTCGATCGTACACATTCACCAGGTTTCGCAGATTCGGattgttttttattttacttcGATTCCGTTCGTACGTATCAAACTGTGAAATGTTTAATCGAGGAAATTTGGCAATTTATTATCCATTTTCGCAATATCTGAGCTGTGAATAACTTTAACTTTGTAACGTTGATGAATTGGTGAAGAGATCAAGTCCTTCTACTTGTGACGTTAATTTTAATGGTATTGATTTGCTAATCCTCATGTTTATGAGACATTTTTGCTGTCATTTATTTTCGATTCATCAATTTGAGTATATTTATGCTGtgatttgaaacttttggagagAAAAACGGAGATATGTATTCTAAGATGATAAATATACTTGAATAGCTcaggagggagggagggaggggagagagagagagagagagagagagagagagagagagagagagagagagagagagagagagagagagagagagactccaAGTAGTATTTGTTTCACTGTTATAGATAGTGCATGTATATTGTGTGCTTCAATATAGGTTAGAATGCAATTTATTTTCTCATAGCCTTGTTATTGTATTCGGACAGTAGGTTTAATTGTGAGTTGTTAAAGATCTCATTTATCATCTGTCGTTAAATTTATACATTTTTTCTTTTGCGTTCACTAGTTAATCATTTAGAATCTCCTTCGAAACGGGAAGAAAACTTAATTTCTGATCCTACAGAGGCAAATCTCCACTTGGCTAAGTGAACAGTGACTAGTGTGCTTTGGTTGGAGCCTTAAAACAGAACTCTGATATTAGCTCTGAGATTTGAAAAGAGATATAAGACTCTGAGAAAATATACATATGGTTCTCTTTTTGTGTCATACTGCCTTCAAATAGCCTCTGGAATATGTTGTTATCTTGTTTGGTTAGATTTCATAGCACTTAATTGTCCTGTGTATTGCAAATTCTCCAACCCCTTAAAAGTATTTACTAAAAAAGTTCGCTTCCAAAGTTCGATATTTAATTCAGATATTTTATTACAGGCAGAGGGAACTTAATGAAATTTTGCATAAAATGAGTGTGCTTGTAGATTTACTCTCGCATTCCTTTTTGTTCCACCTTTCTATTTGTGTTCTTCATGATGCTGTGTATTTGACTCCTTTGCAAAATAAATCAGTGCTTGGACTGGTCAATCCTTGCTAGGAGATGATGCTTTGATTCCATATACCATATTGCAGCTGTTTTCTGATGCAAAAATGTTGAAAGACCCATTTATGTTTTATGACTTGATAACTGTCTTACATCAAACTACTTATTACTTAAAAAAGTCTGATTTGGAACTATCAGAGACTGTGCAAGATCTATGGTTCTTTGCTTCTAGTTTTGTAGTTCTGTGATATGTTCTCTTCGAATTACTGCTCTTTTTCCTACCTTCTTGATGCCCTTTAAGAGCCTGCCACAGTTAAGTACAAAATCAATCTTTCTATGCAGATGGCAGAATCTTCGAAGGGAGCATCTTCGACtgtcaaatcaaagaagaaagatcCATTACTTGGTACTTACTGTTTCTTTTAGGTTCATACTAGGATGTAAACCTATTTGTAGAATTAACCACTGAAAAATGCACTTTTTAAAGCTTAAGAAAAATTGATTTCAACATGAAATACCTATTAGAATAGATAGCTTCCTTAAACAGTAATGTCATCTAATACCAAGTCtgttttaaataaaattacaaaagaCAATCTGGATGAGATTCACAATGCTTTTTTTGGTACTTGTATACAAGAAACTTTCAGataaaaagatttttgaaaatgaaaatgtCAGGATCAACAGTATTTGGCATCAGTCCTTAAAATAGGATTGCCACATTGAAGTATGGCAGCTTGATGGATTGTAACGTGCAAAATGTCCAATAGTATACATCGTGGAGGAACAAAGTAAATAGAGATACATTCTTCATCCCAGATAATTATTCGATGAGTTTTTGTTTATCCGTGCCTTTCTTTATACGTCTCGAGTATAGCAGATATTGGAATTTTCAATCACCTGCAACTTGGATAATTACTATTTACGTTATGTTGTGACAGATCTGGATATGGGAGATGACTTTCTTAAGTCATTGAAATCGATGTCTATGGGAGATGATGCGATGGATTTCGACTTTGGGCCTGTatccaaaaataagaaaaagacatTCAACTTTGACAAAGAGTAACCTCTGCATAGCCTTGTGTTGTTATTTctaattatataattaattaattttgttaagcTGCTGCATCAGAATACTCgcatttattattttcatttatcTCGTCAATCACTTTTTTGTTGGTACTTGGATCTAAGGTTTCTGTCATTAACTTGCAAGTCTCTCTGTCTCTCTTTTACAGTATTACTCTATTTAAAAATTCGCAGTATATTTGTGACAAACAATTTTCCAGACTTGATTCTGGACAAGCTATAGAATGTTGAACAGAGAAGGAATGACACATTACCTAATTCTGGCATTGAACTTTCTTTAGGGATATGGATTTCAGCCTTGATAGTGATTTTGGCAAGATATCATCCTTCAACATTGACATGCCAGATCTTGATATCTCTTCCCCATGTAAAAAGGATCGAAAATCAAGGGAGACATCAAAGAAAGAATCCAATGGTGCTGGCAACAAAAAGAAGGGAGATGACTTcaatttttcatttgattttgagtATGTACTGCTTTTTATGCTCCTTTTACTGTGCTCCATATTTTTCTAGCTTCAGTTCATCGAATATCAATATCACTCAGTAGTTCCATTGTAACTAAGTGGAGTATCCCCACCTGTGTTTGGTCCAGGTTGGATAATTTCGGTTTTGGGTCAAGCCAGGAGAGTAGAGAAAAGGCAAAGAACAACCAAGAAAAGGATAGCTTCAGTTTTGGGTCAAGCCAGGAGAGTAGAGAAAAGGCAAAGAACAGCCAAGAAAAGGAATGTACTTCTAAGAAAAGTGGTAATGAAGGCTCTGGAAGTCATCTGAATGAAGACATTGGTTCTTTAGAGGACAGGACAGCCCAGAAACACAGGGCATCAGAGGCTGGGATGAATTTAACTATTGATACTCATATTAACACAGATAAAAGTCATGACACCACTAAACATAGTTTACCTTCAAACCATACTATGAGCAATAACGACACTTCAAAGTTGCAATCAGTTAGCAGTGAAGTTGCACTGGAGAAAGCAAAAAGTTCGTTACAGGAAAAAATATCTACCAGCACTCAAGAAGCAGTTTGCCAAGTAGAGGAGGGAACTTCTTTGATATCACCAAGTGAATCAAGGAAGGATACTTCTTCTGGTTTACAGCAACATGTTAATTCTGTGGCTACGGATGACGTCaacaaaaaagtgcttttggactCAGACACAGACTATGAGAAGACAGTTTTAGAAAGTTCATCTTTGGAGGATGTTGCAACATCAAGGAAGAATGCTAGTGAAAAGAGCATCCTTGAAAGCGATAAGCATGTTTTGGAGACCAATAAGGACAGGACTGAGACACATTCCAACAGTATGTACATTACAAATGCTATAGAAAACAAAATGCAAGACGTGAAAATCGTTAACGAGATTCAGAACCCAACTTCTGAGCTTTCTACATCCTCTTTAAGCAAGTAGGTCATACGGACCATCTCCCTTTTGTTCATTCAGCATTACTGTCCATGATGTCTAACTTGGAACTGCAAAGCTGAGTTTTCGTAGAGAACAGTGTAAAATAAGTTTCTTTCCTGCATATTATGAAATTGTGGTGCACTTGCCTTTTCTGAAATTGTCGCAGTGGAATAGTAGCTGAAGATTTGACAGCAGAGAAAAGAAGAGACACTGGTGTCATCAGGTCAAAATTTTTTATGCCATCAATTAAACCTGCAGCTCAGATGCAGAAGACAACATCATTGACTGAGACAAAAGCTTCTGCATTTGGTAACAAGAGAGTTGGCTCCATAACACGGAGTCCTTCAGATGAAATAATGTAAGCCAATGGTGTAAACTAGTCAAATTTTTGTAATAGTTTGTATGATACAATTTAATACAGATCTCAAGATAACAAAGATGATGAAACTGGGAGCAAAGCTGGTTTTCCCCCGGACTCTAGATCACTGCCAATGATTAACCCTCTTCAGACAGGAAGTCAGGAGAGCCACCAGATTTTAGGCATTACTATGTAAGTTTTTAGTAACTTACATTTGTATCATGCTCAAATTTTCAAGCTTCACTTTACTTTACCTGATTGTAATTTCATGGTAAATGCAAGAATTCTAATTTTTGTTGTTGATAACCCAAATACTTTAGGAAGGGCTCCCAGTCGGATGGTGAGGAAAACATAAGAACGTTGATTGGTTCTTTGAGGCCAAATGAACAAAAACCAGAACAAGGAAAATCTGTTCCCGAGAAAAGCAAAGCAAGCATTAAAGATCTTTTTACTTTCAGGTCTCGCCTTCTCGCCCATCAGATTGATGTTTCCAACAGATATGCCATTGAATTCACCATGTAAAATGCTTGAAATGCATAGAAAACATTTCTTAGCATGCATGGACTACTTTAGCTGATCTTGTTTCTTGGTATCTTTTGCAGTATTGTTTCTGTTTGGATGCCTGCACCTAAAAAGATTTCACATATTTATCTGATTCACTTGTTTGAACTTTTTCTCTTAAACTAGTCATGTTTGTTGTATATGGAGATCACTTCATCCAAAACTATTAGTTATATAAGATATTGTTTGGCATTCTCAGTAGATTAAGAAGTCATCTTATATGTTATGATTGATAATGCCATTTTTCTAAGCCATAGACACAACGCTCTGATATTGTGCTTAATTCCAGTCAAGTGCCTCTCTTGATcgatgaaaatagaaatattttctAACCAAAAAAATCGTTGGCATGTTTTCCTTCAGTTCCCGGGTAAGTCCTCCTAGCAAAAGTCAACAGACAACTACGTCCACCCCATGCAGCATTGCTGTACCAAGAAACACGACTCCTATTCCAACTGCAAAGAATACTCTCAACGAAGGAGACAAAACACTGCCTATTAAAGCTGCCAGGAGGACTCTAGACACATCTAGACTGAAAATTTCAGCGTACCATACTGATTTCTTTCTTCTACCTGTCAAAGTCTTCAAATATGgagacttcttttttttctttctgaaatcTTTCAATCAATCACATGCTCCTAATGCAGAAAACTTGGTGCAAAGCCTGAGATATCTCGGACAGTGTTGCAAAAAGATATGAAATCCTCAAAAACTGTGAACCAGCATGGTGGTTTTAAAGCTATTTTACAAGCCAAAGACAATAATAGTACAGAGAGGCTGAAGCAAATGCCTGCTAACTCATCCATCAAGAGGAAAGTACCAGAGGTCTGTTTTCCTTTTCTCCACCGCTTTCCCTTGCAAAAGAATACCTTTTCTGCATAGTCACATAACAAGTATGGGACTTTGTCACTTGTGATATCACCTAATGCAGACGAATTTGGATTTGACGATCCTACTTCCGTCAAAGCGTCTTTCGCACTCACCCAGTGAAAGCAGGTTCTTCTGTAAAATTAGATAATGCACATCTTTTATTCATCAGTGCTGAACTTAGGTGTGATTACTCCTCAAAATTCTACAGGGGCTCCTCTGAAGGTACAGAAAAGATATGGCACAAACAGGTGATTGATAGAAAAAGAATAGATATAGATGTTTGATATAGTTTCCGAAGTGTCTCCCATACATAGGAACGTAGAAGCATGTCAACCTTTTAAAGTTCTCCATCATTCTTCATTGATAGGTTAATGATCATGAACATTCTGGAAATGGTAATAAGACGAGTGATTATGAAAATTGCCAAATCTCTTCACGTGATGTTCCTATGGAGATGAACATCAAAGAGTTAGGGCGCCCTTTTGAGATAGAAGATGATGACAACATAAAGAAGGCTGAGGCTCTTTCAAAGGATCTCGATGATGTACGGAGTGCTTCCTCGCTATTTTTGGTTTTTCCTTGTTTTCTGCTTGCTGGTGTAGTATCTTTTCAGATATTATGAGAAGTCATGAAGTAAATCATTGCTATAGATTGTGGAAAAGGTAAATGCTTGTTCAGCCAGTACTTTTCTACTCTAAACAAGTAACCAGACAGCATACACTTCAAATTTTAAGTTTCTATGAGACTTAGAATTGCATGAGATCTACCACCTTCCCATTTTACATTGGCTACACGAACAATGAAAAAAATGCTGCATTCTCCTCAACTTGTTTTCTGTTGGTTACTTAGACATGTCCTCTTTGGTCCTAGAAATTGTTACAGTAGTTCCTTTTAGGTTTATGTATTTGGATCTGAATTTTCTTAACATCCTTTTCATTGTATCAATCTTAGCTAGAGTTCCACTTTAGTGAAACCTTCAGTATGCTCGAAATCAGGTTCGCTCTTTTTAACTGCACCTCGGAATTCCAAGAGGCATCCATGAATTTGACAAAGAAAAAATGGACACGAGAATTACAAGCCAGTTTAGATGGATATTCTGATTTTGTTGGTGGAAGTTTTATATGTCTCTTATATAAGCTGAATGGAAATTGGGTCCCCGAAGCCAATTGGTGGATGCATTAATTAGTGTCCTATCCCACCCTCTATTAATGCTTTCAAGCCGATAATTGAAAATTCAAAGGTTACGTGGTGCAATAATTCTATATGCTTCAACTTAGTTAGCTCCTTTTTCTCCGAGCAAGCAACAATTTGTTCTTTGTTGAGGCCTAGACTGAGGCAGGTGAGAAAGTGTCATGCCAGATCATAGTTTATTATGTTTCCAGATGTGCAGCATGCTGAGGAAAAAGCAGGAGGAGGCAAAAGAAGTATTAGTTCGTGCTGTTGTGAACAACAATAAGCTGCTGCTGCTTAACCATCCCATTTATGAAGAGAAGATATCCTTATTACTGAATTATTGTCACACCCTATCCTTTTC
Proteins encoded in this region:
- the LOC107763407 gene encoding uncharacterized protein LOC107763407 isoform X2, coding for MAESSKGASSTVKSKKKDPLLDLDMGDDFLKSLKSMSMGDDAMDFDFGPVSKNKKKTFNFDKEDMDFSLDSDFGKISSFNIDMPDLDISSPCKKDRKSRETSKKESNGAGNKKKGDDFNFSFDFELDNFGFGSSQESREKAKNNQEKDSFSFGSSQESREKAKNSQEKECTSKKSGNEGSGSHLNEDIGSLEDRTAQKHRASEAGMNLTIDTHINTDKSHDTTKHSLPSNHTMSNNDTSKLQSVSSEVALEKAKSSLQEKISTSTQEAVCQVEEGTSLISPSESRKDTSSGLQQHVNSVATDDVNKKVLLDSDTDYEKTVLESSSLEDVATSRKNASEKSILESDKHVLETNKDRTETHSNSMYITNAIENKMQDVKIVNEIQNPTSELSTSSLSNGIVAEDLTAEKRRDTGVIRSKFFMPSIKPAAQMQKTTSLTETKASAFGNKRVGSITRSPSDEIISQDNKDDETGSKAGFPPDSRSLPMINPLQTGSQESHQILGITMKGSQSDGEENIRTLIGSLRPNEQKPEQGKSVPEKSKASIKDLFTFSSRVSPPSKSQQTTTSTPCSIAVPRNTTPIPTAKNTLNEGDKTLPIKAARRTLDTSRLKISAKLGAKPEISRTVLQKDMKSSKTVNQHGGFKAILQAKDNNSTERLKQMPANSSIKRKVPETNLDLTILLPSKRLSHSPSESRGSSEGTEKIWHKQVNDHEHSGNGNKTSDYENCQISSRDVPMEMNIKELGRPFEIEDDDNIKKAEALSKDLDDVRSASSLFLVFPCFLLAGVVSFQIL
- the LOC107763407 gene encoding uncharacterized protein At4g18490-like isoform X1; protein product: MAESSKGASSTVKSKKKDPLLDLDMGDDFLKSLKSMSMGDDAMDFDFGPVSKNKKKTFNFDKEDMDFSLDSDFGKISSFNIDMPDLDISSPCKKDRKSRETSKKESNGAGNKKKGDDFNFSFDFELDNFGFGSSQESREKAKNNQEKDSFSFGSSQESREKAKNSQEKECTSKKSGNEGSGSHLNEDIGSLEDRTAQKHRASEAGMNLTIDTHINTDKSHDTTKHSLPSNHTMSNNDTSKLQSVSSEVALEKAKSSLQEKISTSTQEAVCQVEEGTSLISPSESRKDTSSGLQQHVNSVATDDVNKKVLLDSDTDYEKTVLESSSLEDVATSRKNASEKSILESDKHVLETNKDRTETHSNSMYITNAIENKMQDVKIVNEIQNPTSELSTSSLSNGIVAEDLTAEKRRDTGVIRSKFFMPSIKPAAQMQKTTSLTETKASAFGNKRVGSITRSPSDEIISQDNKDDETGSKAGFPPDSRSLPMINPLQTGSQESHQILGITMKGSQSDGEENIRTLIGSLRPNEQKPEQGKSVPEKSKASIKDLFTFSSRVSPPSKSQQTTTSTPCSIAVPRNTTPIPTAKNTLNEGDKTLPIKAARRTLDTSRLKISAKLGAKPEISRTVLQKDMKSSKTVNQHGGFKAILQAKDNNSTERLKQMPANSSIKRKVPETNLDLTILLPSKRLSHSPSESRGSSEGTEKIWHKQVNDHEHSGNGNKTSDYENCQISSRDVPMEMNIKELGRPFEIEDDDNIKKAEALSKDLDDMCSMLRKKQEEAKEVLVRAVVNNNKLLLLNHPIYEEKIHRVQKFAAELMTRYQLAT